The following coding sequences are from one Bradyrhizobium sp. 200 window:
- the lpxB gene encoding lipid-A-disaccharide synthase, translating into MERRVFLIATEESGDRLGANLMKVLRQRLGDAVRFEGVGGRAMAREGLESLFPIEELSIIGLAAVVKDLPKILGLIKETAIAVVEAAPDILVIIDSPDFTHRVARRVRAKDPKLPIVNYVSPSVWAWRPGRARAMLKYVDHVLALLPFEPEAYRRLRGPPCSYVGHPLTEQLSTLRPNAEEAARRAQSPPVLLVLPGSRRSEIRHHMAVFGQAVARLQEQGTAFELVLPTMPHLQEAVVDAVRGWPVQPQVVIGEQEKRAKFRIAHAALAKSGTVTLELALAGVPMVTAYRTGSVEAWILRRAIKVNSVILANLVIGENVVPEFLQEDCTPEKLAAALRDVLGDSELRRKQLEAFGKIDGIMSTGNQPPSVRAADIVLATMWQARRGS; encoded by the coding sequence ATGGAGCGGAGGGTCTTTCTGATCGCGACGGAAGAATCCGGCGATCGCCTCGGCGCCAACCTGATGAAGGTGCTGCGCCAGCGTCTTGGCGACGCGGTGCGGTTCGAGGGCGTCGGCGGCCGCGCGATGGCGCGCGAAGGCCTGGAGTCGCTGTTTCCGATCGAAGAGCTCTCGATCATCGGGCTTGCCGCCGTCGTCAAGGACCTGCCGAAGATCCTCGGGCTGATCAAGGAGACGGCGATCGCGGTGGTCGAAGCGGCCCCGGATATTCTCGTCATCATCGACAGCCCGGACTTTACCCATCGTGTCGCCAGGCGCGTTCGCGCCAAGGATCCCAAGCTGCCGATCGTCAACTATGTGTCGCCCTCGGTCTGGGCGTGGCGGCCCGGCCGGGCGCGCGCGATGCTGAAATATGTCGACCACGTGCTGGCGCTGCTGCCGTTCGAGCCCGAGGCCTATCGCAGGCTGCGCGGGCCGCCCTGCAGCTATGTCGGCCATCCCCTGACCGAGCAATTGTCAACGCTGCGCCCGAATGCCGAGGAAGCCGCGCGGCGGGCGCAATCGCCGCCGGTGCTGCTGGTGCTGCCGGGAAGCCGGCGCAGCGAAATCCGCCACCACATGGCGGTGTTCGGCCAGGCGGTAGCGCGGCTGCAGGAGCAGGGCACGGCGTTCGAACTGGTGCTGCCGACCATGCCGCATCTGCAGGAGGCGGTCGTGGATGCGGTGAGGGGCTGGCCAGTGCAGCCGCAGGTCGTGATCGGCGAGCAGGAGAAGCGGGCGAAGTTTCGGATCGCGCATGCGGCGCTGGCCAAATCTGGCACGGTGACGCTCGAACTGGCATTGGCCGGGGTGCCGATGGTGACGGCCTACCGGACCGGCTCGGTGGAGGCCTGGATCCTGCGGCGCGCCATCAAGGTGAACTCGGTGATATTGGCCAATCTCGTGATCGGCGAGAACGTCGTCCCCGAATTCCTGCAGGAAGACTGCACGCCGGAAAAACTCGCCGCCGCGCTGCGCGATGTACTCGGCGATTCCGAGTTACGACGGAAGCAACTCGAGGCCTTCGGCAAAATCGACGGCATCATGTCGACCGGCAACCAGCCGCCAAGCGTCCGCGCCGCCGATATCGTGCTGGCGACGATGTGGCAGGCGCGGCGGGGGAGTTAG
- a CDS encoding citrate/2-methylcitrate synthase, translated as MEASGGARSELCVGAGTACLWGPTHGGANEAALAMLADIGSVDKIPEFIAEVKDKNSEVRLMGFGYRVYKNYDPRAKLMQKMCHAVLAETGHGDDPMLKVALELEKIALSDQYFIDRKLYPNVDFYSGITLKAMGFPTSMFTVLFAVARTVGWISQWSEMIEDPQQKIGRPRQLYTGVARRDYVEMDKRK; from the coding sequence ATTGAAGCGAGCGGAGGCGCGAGGAGTGAGTTATGTGTCGGCGCTGGCACCGCCTGCCTGTGGGGCCCGACGCATGGCGGCGCCAACGAAGCCGCGCTTGCGATGCTCGCCGACATCGGTTCGGTCGACAAGATTCCGGAATTTATCGCGGAGGTGAAGGACAAGAACTCAGAAGTCCGCCTGATGGGCTTCGGTTATCGCGTCTACAAGAACTACGACCCGCGCGCCAAGCTCATGCAGAAGATGTGTCACGCCGTGCTGGCCGAGACCGGCCATGGCGACGACCCAATGCTGAAGGTCGCGCTGGAGCTGGAGAAGATCGCGCTGAGCGATCAATACTTCATCGATCGCAAGCTCTATCCGAACGTCGACTTCTATTCGGGCATCACGCTGAAGGCGATGGGCTTCCCGACCTCGATGTTCACCGTGCTGTTCGCGGTCGCCCGCACCGTCGGCTGGATCAGCCAGTGGAGCGAAATGATCGAGGATCCGCAGCAGAAGATCGGCCGTCCGCGCCAGCTCTATACCGGCGTCGCGCGCCGCGATTATGTCGAGATGGACAAGCGGAAGTAA
- the gltA gene encoding citrate synthase, with protein MDAKSSNKTATLTVGNKTYDFPILSGTVGPDVIDIAKLYAQAGMFTYDPGFTSTGSCQSKITYIDGDAGVLEYRGYPIEQLAEKGDFLETCYLLLYGELPTPAQKQDFDHRVIHHTMVHEQMARFFQGFRRDAHPMAIMVAAVGALAAFYHDSTDINDPKQRMIASMRMIAKVPTLAAMAFKYTIGQPFMYPKNSLSFAENFLHMCFAVPCEDYKINPVLADALDKIFILHADHEQNASTSTVRIAGSSGANPFACIAAGIACLWGPAHGGANEAALAMLADIGSVDKIPEFIAKVKDKNSEVRLMGFGHRVYKNYDPRAKIMQKMCHAVLAETGHGDDPMLKVALELEKIALSDQYFIDRKLYPNVDFYSGITLKAMGFPTSMFTVLFAVARTVGWISQWSEMIEDPQQKIGRPRQLYTGVARRDYVEMDKRK; from the coding sequence ATGGACGCAAAATCCAGCAACAAGACTGCAACGCTCACGGTAGGCAACAAGACCTACGACTTCCCGATCCTCAGCGGCACGGTGGGGCCGGATGTCATCGACATCGCCAAGCTCTACGCCCAGGCCGGGATGTTCACCTACGACCCCGGTTTCACCTCGACCGGGAGCTGCCAGTCGAAGATCACCTATATCGACGGCGATGCCGGCGTGCTGGAATACCGCGGCTACCCGATCGAGCAGCTCGCCGAAAAGGGCGATTTCCTCGAGACCTGCTACCTGCTGCTTTACGGGGAACTCCCGACACCAGCCCAAAAGCAGGATTTCGACCATCGCGTGATCCATCACACCATGGTTCACGAGCAGATGGCCCGCTTCTTCCAGGGTTTCCGCCGCGACGCCCATCCGATGGCGATCATGGTCGCCGCCGTCGGCGCGCTGGCTGCGTTCTATCACGATAGCACCGACATCAACGATCCGAAGCAGCGCATGATCGCTTCGATGCGGATGATCGCGAAGGTACCGACGCTGGCCGCGATGGCCTTCAAATACACCATCGGCCAGCCCTTCATGTATCCGAAGAACTCGCTCTCGTTTGCCGAGAACTTCCTGCACATGTGCTTCGCGGTGCCCTGCGAAGATTACAAGATCAATCCGGTGCTGGCTGACGCGCTCGATAAGATCTTCATCCTGCACGCCGACCACGAGCAGAACGCCTCGACCTCGACGGTGCGTATCGCCGGCTCGTCGGGCGCCAACCCGTTCGCCTGCATCGCCGCCGGCATCGCCTGCCTGTGGGGCCCGGCGCATGGCGGCGCCAACGAAGCCGCGCTTGCGATGCTCGCCGACATCGGTTCGGTCGACAAGATTCCGGAATTCATCGCCAAGGTGAAGGACAAGAACAGCGAAGTCCGCCTGATGGGTTTTGGTCACCGCGTCTACAAGAACTACGATCCGCGCGCCAAGATCATGCAGAAGATGTGTCACGCCGTGCTGGCCGAGACCGGCCATGGCGACGATCCGATGCTGAAGGTCGCGCTGGAGCTGGAGAAGATCGCGCTGAGCGACCAGTACTTCATCGATCGCAAGCTCTATCCGAACGTCGATTTCTATTCGGGCATCACGCTGAAGGCGATGGGCTTCCCGACCTCGATGTTCACCGTGCTGTTCGCGGTCGCCCGCACCGTCGGCTGGATCAGCCAGTGGAGCGAAATGATCGAGGACCCGCAGCAGAAGATCGGCCGTCCGCGCCAGCTCTACACCGGCGTCGCTCGCCGCGACTACGTCGAGATGGACAAGCGGAAGTAA
- the gltX gene encoding glutamate--tRNA ligase — protein MTDSVVTRFAPSPTGFLHIGGARTALFNWLYARKTGGKMLLRIEDTDRERSTEPAIAAILDGLKWLDLDWDGEVIYQFSRAARHREVAEQLLASGKAYRCYATAEELTAMREKARAEGRTRLYDGMWRDRDPAQAPAGMKPTIRLKAQQDGETVIEDQVQGRVVWQNENLDDLVLLRGDGNPTYMLAVVVDDHDMGVTHVIRGDDHLINAARQKQIYDALGWDIPNMSHIPLIHGPDGSKLSKRHGALGVDAYRAMGYLPAALRNYLVRLGWSHGDQEIFSTQEMIDAFDLPAIGRSAARFDFAKLENLNGHYIRQADDRELVSQFESVLDYVPEGAELKAKLNDTTRAQLLRAMPSLKERARTLIELISGAYFIFADRPLQVEPKAAALLTPETRALIGQLRTALETVTDWNAETTEAAMRNFAEQKNLKLGGVAQPLRVSLTGRTTSPGIFDVLAVLGREECLARLGDQAAS, from the coding sequence ATGACTGATTCCGTCGTCACACGCTTTGCCCCCTCGCCCACCGGCTTCCTCCATATCGGGGGCGCCCGGACCGCGCTGTTCAACTGGCTCTATGCCAGGAAGACCGGCGGCAAGATGCTGCTGCGGATCGAGGACACCGACCGCGAGCGCTCGACCGAGCCGGCCATCGCCGCGATCCTGGACGGCCTGAAATGGCTCGATCTTGATTGGGACGGCGAGGTCATCTACCAGTTCAGCCGCGCCGCGCGTCACCGCGAGGTCGCCGAGCAATTGCTCGCCAGCGGCAAGGCCTACCGCTGCTACGCCACCGCCGAAGAACTGACCGCAATGCGCGAGAAGGCGCGCGCCGAGGGCCGCACCCGTCTCTATGACGGGATGTGGCGGGATCGCGATCCGGCCCAGGCGCCGGCCGGCATGAAGCCGACCATCCGCCTGAAAGCACAGCAAGACGGCGAGACCGTGATCGAGGATCAGGTCCAGGGCCGCGTGGTCTGGCAGAACGAGAATCTCGACGATCTCGTGCTGCTGCGCGGCGACGGCAACCCGACCTACATGCTGGCCGTGGTGGTCGACGACCACGACATGGGCGTCACCCACGTCATCCGCGGCGACGACCATCTGATCAACGCCGCGCGCCAGAAGCAGATCTATGATGCGCTCGGCTGGGACATCCCGAACATGTCCCACATCCCGCTGATCCACGGGCCCGACGGCTCAAAACTCTCGAAGCGCCATGGCGCGCTCGGCGTCGATGCCTACCGCGCCATGGGCTATCTGCCGGCGGCACTGCGCAACTATCTGGTCCGGCTCGGCTGGAGCCATGGCGACCAGGAAATCTTCTCGACGCAGGAAATGATCGACGCCTTCGACCTGCCTGCCATCGGCCGCTCCGCGGCACGGTTCGATTTCGCCAAGCTGGAAAACCTCAACGGCCATTACATCCGCCAGGCCGACGACCGCGAGTTGGTGTCCCAGTTCGAGAGCGTGCTGGATTACGTCCCCGAGGGCGCCGAGCTGAAGGCAAAACTCAACGACACCACGCGCGCGCAATTGCTGCGGGCGATGCCGAGCCTGAAGGAGCGCGCCAGGACGCTGATCGAGCTGATCTCGGGCGCCTACTTCATCTTCGCCGACCGTCCGCTTCAGGTCGAGCCGAAGGCGGCCGCCCTGCTGACGCCGGAGACCCGGGCGTTGATCGGCCAACTCCGGACCGCGCTGGAAACCGTCACCGACTGGAACGCCGAGACCACGGAAGCCGCGATGCGGAATTTCGCCGAGCAGAAAAACCTCAAGCTCGGCGGCGTCGCGCAGCCGCTCCGGGTGTCGCTGACCGGACGCACGACTTCACCGGGAATTTTCGATGTTTTGGCGGTACTGGGGCGGGAGGAATGCCTCGCCCGCCTCGGCGATCAGGCGGCCAGTTAA
- a CDS encoding glutamine--tRNA ligase/YqeY domain fusion protein: MTTEPVAAEAGRDFIRDIVQADLSSKKHSRIVTRFPPEPNGYLHIGHAKSIALNFGIAQEFAGKCHLRFDDTNPTKEEQEYIDSIQADVHWLGYDWGTDLYYASDYFERLYDWAEGLIKAGYAYVDDQSQEEIRVNRGTLTEPGKNSPFRDRSVEENLDLFRRMKAGEFPNGTRVLRAKIDMAAGNINLRDPVLYRILHAEHPRTGTKWSIYPSYDYAHGQSDAIEGVTHSICTLEFEDHRPLYEWLLDKLPVPSKPRQYEFARLSLTYTLLSKRVLTQLVRDGHVLGWDDPRMPTIAGLKRRGVPPAAVREFIKRIGVAKANSVVDVGMLEFCIREHLNKSAQRRMAVLRPLKVVIENYPEGQVEELDAVNHPDDPEAGARKISFSRELYIERDDFMENPPKKFFRLSPGNEVRLRYAYFIKCTGVIKNDAGEVVELRCTYDPATKGGNAPDGRKVKATMHWLSAKDSVPAEIRVYNQLFSNPSPNAANFAADLNPESLEILPDARIEPSVASDNSGEVMQFERQGYFVRDKDSMPGKPVFNRTIGLRDTFAKEVGGKG, translated from the coding sequence ATGACCACAGAACCGGTAGCGGCAGAGGCGGGGCGCGATTTCATCCGCGACATCGTCCAGGCCGATCTCTCTTCCAAAAAGCATAGCCGGATCGTGACCCGATTCCCGCCGGAGCCGAACGGCTACCTGCACATCGGCCATGCCAAATCGATTGCCCTTAATTTCGGCATCGCGCAGGAATTTGCCGGCAAGTGCCATCTGCGCTTCGATGACACCAACCCGACCAAGGAAGAGCAGGAATATATCGATTCCATACAGGCCGACGTGCACTGGCTCGGCTATGACTGGGGAACCGATCTCTATTACGCCTCCGACTATTTCGAGCGCCTGTACGACTGGGCGGAAGGCCTGATCAAGGCCGGCTATGCCTATGTCGACGACCAGTCGCAGGAAGAAATCCGCGTCAACCGCGGCACGCTGACGGAACCCGGCAAGAACTCGCCGTTTCGCGACCGCTCGGTGGAGGAAAATCTCGATCTCTTCAGGCGCATGAAGGCCGGCGAGTTTCCGAACGGCACCCGCGTGCTGCGCGCCAAAATCGACATGGCCGCCGGCAATATCAACCTGCGCGACCCCGTGCTCTACCGCATTCTGCATGCCGAGCATCCGCGCACCGGCACCAAATGGTCAATCTATCCGAGCTACGACTACGCCCACGGCCAGTCGGATGCCATCGAAGGCGTCACGCATTCGATCTGCACGCTGGAGTTCGAGGACCACCGGCCGCTGTATGAATGGCTGCTCGACAAGCTGCCGGTGCCGTCAAAACCGCGGCAGTACGAATTCGCCCGCCTGAGTCTCACTTACACGCTGCTGTCGAAGCGCGTGCTGACGCAACTCGTCCGCGACGGCCACGTCTTGGGTTGGGACGATCCGCGCATGCCGACCATTGCGGGCCTGAAGCGGCGCGGCGTGCCGCCGGCGGCGGTGCGCGAATTCATCAAGCGCATTGGCGTTGCGAAGGCCAACAGCGTCGTCGATGTCGGGATGCTCGAGTTCTGCATTCGCGAGCACCTCAACAAATCGGCGCAGCGGCGCATGGCGGTGCTGCGGCCCTTGAAGGTCGTGATCGAGAATTATCCGGAAGGCCAGGTCGAGGAGCTCGACGCCGTCAACCATCCCGACGATCCCGAGGCGGGCGCGCGAAAAATTTCGTTTAGCCGCGAGCTCTATATCGAGCGCGACGATTTCATGGAGAATCCGCCGAAGAAATTCTTCCGGCTGTCGCCGGGCAACGAGGTGCGGCTGCGCTACGCCTATTTCATCAAGTGCACCGGCGTCATCAAGAACGATGCCGGCGAAGTGGTCGAGCTCCGCTGCACCTACGATCCCGCCACCAAGGGCGGCAACGCGCCCGACGGTCGCAAGGTCAAGGCCACCATGCATTGGCTGTCGGCCAAGGATTCGGTGCCTGCGGAAATCCGCGTCTACAATCAGCTCTTCTCGAACCCCAGCCCGAACGCCGCGAATTTCGCCGCCGACCTCAACCCCGAGTCGCTGGAAATTCTGCCCGATGCGCGGATCGAACCTTCGGTCGCATCGGACAATTCGGGCGAGGTGATGCAGTTCGAACGGCAGGGCTATTTCGTGCGCGACAAGGATTCGATGCCCGGCAAGCCGGTGTTCAACCGCACCATCGGCCTGCGCGACACGTTTGCGAAGGAAGTCGGCGGGAAGGGATAA
- a CDS encoding nuclear transport factor 2 family protein, translated as MQSATDDIVSGIMGRWAVAFSRLDAKALASLYSKNAFFFGSNPNFYRGNDGVMAYFEGLPRWQSPSVQFTDVRTAHAAPDLINVAGTATFIVEKDAEPLVVKITWVIVSEDGEWKIVSHHVSSKTPLIEP; from the coding sequence ATGCAAAGCGCGACCGACGACATCGTCTCCGGCATCATGGGCCGATGGGCGGTGGCGTTCAGCAGGCTGGATGCCAAGGCGCTGGCCTCGCTCTATTCGAAGAACGCGTTCTTCTTCGGTTCGAACCCGAACTTCTACCGCGGCAATGACGGCGTTATGGCCTATTTCGAGGGGCTGCCGCGATGGCAGTCGCCATCCGTCCAATTCACCGATGTCAGGACGGCGCACGCGGCTCCCGACCTGATCAACGTCGCGGGCACGGCGACGTTTATCGTCGAGAAGGATGCCGAGCCTCTGGTTGTGAAGATCACCTGGGTGATCGTTAGTGAAGACGGCGAATGGAAGATCGTCAGCCACCACGTCTCGTCAAAGACGCCGCTGATTGAGCCGTAG
- the glnA gene encoding type I glutamate--ammonia ligase, which yields MFPKCATAEDLVKAIRDEEVQMIDLRFTDLPGVWQHFSVPPGAASIDALSEGVGFDGSSIRGFQEIQESDMLVVPDPTTAFLDPYSPASTLVLICNIRDPVTGQPYSRDARYIAQKAETNLKGSGLADTSYFGPEAEFFVFDDVRYGQGINFAFHEIDSSEGSWNTGKEETPNLGHKPRPKEGYFPVPPTDSMQALRTEMVLTMEQLGIQIEAHHHEVATGGQNEIDMRFTTLTRMADNLMIYKYVVKNTAREHGMTATFMPKPLFEDNASGMHVHQSLWKGETNLFYDKGDYAELSQLGRYYIGGLLTHAWALCGLCAPTTNSYRRLVPGYEAPINLVYSQRNRSACCRIPMYSPNPRAKRVEFRSPDPSCNPYLAFAAMLMAGLDGINSRIDPGSPIDKNLYDLPPAEAKDVKSTPGSLDQALDALERDHAFLLRGDVFTGDVIETWLDYKRKKEIDPIRLRPHPYEFHLYYDI from the coding sequence ATGTTTCCAAAGTGTGCGACAGCCGAAGACCTCGTGAAGGCGATCAGGGACGAGGAGGTGCAGATGATCGATCTGCGCTTCACCGACTTGCCTGGGGTGTGGCAGCATTTTTCCGTCCCGCCGGGTGCAGCTAGTATCGATGCTCTCAGCGAAGGCGTTGGTTTCGACGGCTCATCTATCCGCGGCTTCCAGGAAATTCAGGAAAGCGACATGCTGGTCGTGCCGGACCCGACCACCGCCTTCCTCGACCCGTATTCCCCTGCATCGACCCTGGTCCTGATCTGCAACATCAGGGACCCCGTGACCGGTCAACCCTATAGCCGTGACGCCCGCTACATCGCCCAGAAGGCCGAAACCAACCTGAAGGGCAGCGGCCTCGCCGATACGAGCTACTTCGGCCCTGAGGCGGAGTTCTTCGTGTTCGACGACGTGCGCTACGGGCAGGGCATCAATTTCGCCTTCCACGAAATCGATTCCAGCGAAGGCAGTTGGAACACGGGCAAGGAGGAAACGCCAAATCTGGGCCACAAGCCACGTCCCAAGGAGGGATATTTTCCGGTTCCCCCGACCGACAGCATGCAGGCTCTCCGCACCGAAATGGTGCTGACGATGGAACAGCTGGGCATCCAGATCGAAGCCCATCACCATGAAGTCGCTACCGGCGGTCAGAACGAAATCGACATGCGTTTCACCACCCTCACCCGCATGGCGGACAATCTGATGATCTACAAATACGTGGTGAAGAACACCGCCCGCGAGCACGGCATGACCGCAACGTTCATGCCGAAGCCGCTGTTCGAGGACAATGCCTCGGGGATGCACGTTCACCAGTCCCTGTGGAAGGGCGAGACCAATCTGTTCTACGACAAGGGCGACTATGCCGAGTTGAGCCAGCTCGGCCGCTACTACATCGGCGGCCTGTTGACCCACGCCTGGGCGCTGTGCGGGCTTTGCGCCCCCACCACGAACTCCTATCGGCGCCTGGTGCCGGGCTATGAGGCTCCGATCAACCTGGTCTATTCGCAGCGCAACCGCTCAGCCTGCTGCCGTATTCCGATGTATTCGCCGAACCCGCGGGCAAAGCGCGTCGAGTTTCGCTCGCCGGATCCCTCCTGCAATCCCTATCTGGCCTTCGCCGCGATGCTGATGGCCGGCCTTGACGGCATCAACAGCCGGATCGATCCGGGCAGCCCGATCGACAAGAACCTTTATGACCTGCCGCCCGCCGAGGCGAAGGACGTGAAGTCGACCCCCGGATCGCTGGATCAGGCGCTTGACGCGCTCGAGCGCGATCACGCCTTCCTGCTCCGCGGCGACGTGTTCACCGGCGACGTGATCGAGACCTGGCTCGACTACAAGCGCAAGAAAGAGATCGATCCGATCCGGCTGCGTCCTCATCCTTACGAGTTTCATTTGTATTACGACATCTAG